A genomic window from Silene latifolia isolate original U9 population chromosome Y, ASM4854445v1, whole genome shotgun sequence includes:
- the LOC141628168 gene encoding uncharacterized protein LOC141628168, with translation MKLDHFFLPFERERVLSIHLSPNKDDDSWYWGLEKDGVYSVKSTYAMFEGAREADGGASVWKRERWLWNMLWKIAVWPRVKLFFWKLCSEPLATTDNISSRVRGESSLCYFCSSCSESCPHLFRDCGVAKWVWEGLVLEGEAEELQCGVREWIEHRWREMDASDYGKFMVGCWAIWEHHNKVVFDGVVVDPTRVVRRTNDVLHEGGGGMVGRGGRKVARVREGGNDGWCLAPEGKVKINVDAGVKEGEEVGTGAVCRDSQGALLWGLSVAREVEWESVFAEAVAVLDRLQEAASRGVREVVVESDCLQVIDALKEKRTGRSLFA, from the coding sequence ATGAAGCTTGACCATTTTTTCCTGCCTTTCGAAAGGGAAAGGGTATTGAGCATCCATCTGAGTCCGAATAAGGACGATGACTCCTGGTATTGGGGGTTGGAAAAGGATGGGGTGTATTCGGTCAAGTCGACCTATGCGATGTTTGAGGGGGCGAGGGAGGCGGACGGTGGTGCATCAGTGTGGAAGAGAGAGAGGTGGCTCTGGAATATGCTCTGGAAAATCGCGGTATGGCCTCGTGTTAAGCTCTTCTTCTGGAAGCTGTGTAGTGAACCGCTAGCAACAACGGACAACATTTCATCCCGAGTTAGAGGTGAGTCTTCTTTATGCTATTTTTGTTCCTCTTGTTCTGAGTCGTGTCCTCATCTCTTTAGAGATTGCGGGGTGGCCAAGTGGGTTTGGGAAGGGCTGGTTTTGGAAGGGGAGGCCGAGGAGTTGCAGTGTGGTGTAAGGGAGTGGATTGAACACAGGTGGCGGGAGATGGATGCAAGCGATTATGGGAAGTTCATGGTGGGATGTTGGGCTATCTGGGAACATCATAATAAAGTGGTCTTTGATGGTGTTGTGGTGGACCCAACTCGTGTGGTGCGGCGGACTAATGATGTGCTTCATGAAGGGGGCGGTGGGATGGTAGGCAGGGGCGGGAGGAAGGTGGCAAGGGTCAGGGAAGGTGGGAATGATGGGTGGTGTCTAGCACCAGAGGGAAAGGTCAAGATAAATGTCGATGCTGGGGTAAAGGAAGGAGAAGAGGTGGGGACGGGGGCCGTGTGCAGGGACAGTCAGGGAGCACTGTTATGGGGTCTTTCTGTTGCTCGTGAGGTGGAGTGGGAATCAGTGTTTGCAGAGGCTGTTGCAGTCCTAGACAGGTTGCAAGAGGCGGCTAGTCGTGGTGTGCGTGAGGTGGTGGTGGAAAGCGATTGTTTACAGGTCATTGATGCCCTTAAAGAGAAGCGCACTGGGAGGAGTCTTTTTGCATAA